In a genomic window of Gloeocapsopsis dulcis:
- a CDS encoding ABC transporter permease produces the protein MRQTIKGVVRKAGASSLLPVGKRWWAKLDLLRSLVQRDLDAKYKGSILGNLWPLLNQLSQLLIYTYVFSIVLRVKLSVRGLPDNNITFGLWLFAGLLPWTGFLNGFFPAATSVIAQQNLVKKVVFPLSLLPLVPVCSAFIESSLGLIVLILLVGTASQVVHSTLWLLPIVWIPQLLLTAGLGYLAAGLTVFLRDVPQTLALLTNLWFYATPIIYPASLIPEAWRGWIFWLNPMTAIVEGYRDLVLVGELRHGAELSVAVLVSVVVFCLGLAVYRRLRPAFADVL, from the coding sequence TTGCGGCAAACAATCAAAGGTGTTGTCCGAAAAGCTGGCGCGAGCAGCTTACTTCCAGTCGGTAAGCGATGGTGGGCAAAGTTAGACTTGCTGCGATCGCTTGTCCAGCGAGATCTCGATGCTAAGTACAAAGGTTCTATTTTAGGCAATTTGTGGCCTTTGTTAAATCAGTTGTCGCAGTTACTCATCTATACGTATGTTTTCTCAATTGTGCTGCGTGTCAAGCTGAGTGTGAGAGGTTTACCAGACAATAATATTACTTTTGGTTTGTGGTTGTTTGCTGGGTTGTTACCGTGGACAGGCTTCCTAAATGGCTTTTTTCCGGCTGCTACCTCTGTCATCGCTCAGCAAAACTTAGTTAAAAAAGTTGTATTTCCCTTGTCACTGTTACCTTTAGTGCCAGTCTGTTCAGCTTTTATTGAAAGTTCCCTGGGACTAATTGTCTTAATTTTACTGGTGGGAACAGCATCACAGGTCGTCCATAGTACGCTTTGGTTATTACCGATTGTGTGGATACCACAGCTACTACTCACAGCAGGTTTGGGATATTTGGCCGCTGGCTTGACTGTTTTTTTAAGAGATGTACCGCAAACTCTGGCACTGTTAACCAATTTGTGGTTTTACGCTACACCCATTATCTATCCAGCATCATTAATTCCCGAAGCTTGGCGCGGATGGATTTTTTGGTTAAATCCGATGACGGCGATCGTTGAAGGCTATCGTGATTTGGTTTTGGTGGGAGAATTAAGGCATGGAGCTGAATTAAGCGTTGCTGTTCTAGTTTCTGTCGTCGTCTTTTGTCTGGGCTTGGCTGTATATCGACGACTACGTCCGGCATTTGCTGATGTTCTTTAA
- a CDS encoding glycosyltransferase — MNLTHKNYPVAENITIESLDDNHSLKKLYYLVGENKRVVDFGCATGYLAQLLKQRGCKVTGVEINPEAAKIAEQYCEQVIVADLDIVHLAEILPAQSFDVAIFGDVLEHLRDPWRVLQQTQHLLNSSGFVVASIPNIAHGSIRLALLQGKFEYTQLGILDNTHLRFFTKKTLEDLFENTGYFIEVLERTKLPIFADAPLIPHLNKADFSSELIQKLEQEEEAETLQFILRAYPGDHKSRYTQLSEQHSQLVVQLGLTQAQLQHIQLELAGSQSQLGQAQSEIEYFQEQLQQKQVQLETSQRQIEQLQAESLHLQSQLQQKQEVLDASHLQLEQTKTELEHSQTQLQQTQTELVRSHSQISAVESSKFWKLRNLWFGLKQLIRSEHIPTVQNTVLVPNNSTANDLLKVPPLKDIKFNAAPKSLNGCFDSIDGVNPTAIEVPNPTPLIARGWAILPNEEKPADYVIITHGKNRQLVAVAPVNSERPDVAQAFSIPAYQKSGWSVQLNLADFPPGKIHLNAWAYSSARNEATLLSFASANVKPLSLLSRLKHYYGVLRVKGTRYALSRAVKKIYYKLDIAPATTEVGTIAAPHQEQYARWLSKNFPRAADLKKMAETVEIFPYKPVISIVMPVFNPPEQFLKAAIASVLEQVYPYWELCIADDASTKPYVKSVLEEYANKDPRIKVVFRAENGHISRASNSALELATGEFVTLLDHDDCLTPDALYEVALLVNRHPEADMIYSDEDKIDQQNRLRDPFFKPEWCPDSFLSRMYTCHLGTYRRSLIEQIGGFRLGYEGSQDYDLVLRLTENTTNIFHIPKILYHWRIHPESTAAGVASVKSYAHVAGEKAIAEALARRNEPGRVTGIPEFPGNYSVRYEISDYKRVSIIIPTRNLGTVLNKCLESIFQKSTYPNYEVILIDNGSTEEKTLNIISQWLEQQPQFKCYPLDIPFNYSQLNNYAASKAEGDYLLFLNNDTEVVTPDWIEAMVEQAQRASIGAVGPLLLYPDNSIQHAGVVLGLGGVAAHSHRYFPATTPGYVCQVKTINNYSAITGACLMCRREVFAEIGGFDETLAVAYNDIDLCLKMSNLGYRNIYLPHVVLYHYESKSRGYENTPEKITRLHKEADYLLSKWQKIVENDPCYSPNLTRDREDYSINI; from the coding sequence ATGAATCTTACTCATAAAAATTACCCTGTAGCTGAAAATATTACTATAGAAAGTTTAGATGATAATCATAGTTTAAAAAAACTATACTATCTAGTTGGAGAAAATAAGCGAGTTGTCGATTTTGGTTGTGCTACAGGCTATTTGGCACAATTACTAAAACAGCGGGGCTGTAAAGTTACAGGCGTTGAAATCAATCCAGAGGCTGCAAAAATTGCCGAGCAGTACTGCGAACAAGTCATTGTTGCTGATTTAGATATAGTACATTTAGCAGAAATTTTACCTGCTCAAAGCTTTGATGTTGCTATATTTGGCGATGTTCTAGAACACTTACGCGATCCGTGGAGAGTGCTGCAACAAACTCAGCATTTATTAAATTCATCTGGATTTGTTGTCGCCTCCATTCCTAATATTGCCCATGGATCGATTCGTTTGGCTTTGCTGCAAGGAAAATTTGAATATACGCAATTAGGAATTTTAGATAATACACATTTACGCTTTTTTACAAAAAAAACGCTAGAAGATTTATTTGAAAATACAGGTTATTTTATTGAGGTTTTAGAGCGGACAAAACTGCCAATATTTGCAGATGCTCCATTAATTCCTCATTTAAATAAGGCAGATTTTAGCAGTGAACTCATTCAAAAGTTAGAGCAAGAAGAGGAAGCTGAAACCTTACAATTTATCTTACGAGCTTATCCTGGCGATCATAAGAGTAGATATACACAGTTAAGCGAACAACATTCTCAACTAGTTGTGCAATTAGGGCTTACTCAAGCACAACTACAACACATTCAACTGGAACTAGCAGGCTCACAATCACAGTTAGGGCAAGCCCAATCAGAAATAGAATACTTCCAAGAGCAACTTCAACAAAAACAAGTACAACTGGAAACCTCGCAACGTCAGATTGAGCAGCTGCAAGCAGAATCACTACACTTACAGTCTCAACTCCAGCAAAAACAAGAGGTATTAGATGCATCCCACTTGCAACTTGAGCAAACAAAAACCGAGTTAGAACACTCGCAGACACAGTTACAACAAACCCAAACTGAACTTGTGCGATCGCATTCACAGATCAGTGCAGTGGAAAGTAGTAAATTCTGGAAGTTACGTAATCTCTGGTTCGGTTTAAAGCAATTGATACGTAGTGAGCATATACCAACCGTGCAAAATACTGTTTTAGTACCGAATAATAGTACTGCAAACGATCTGCTTAAGGTTCCTCCTCTCAAGGACATTAAATTCAACGCCGCGCCAAAATCCTTAAATGGGTGCTTTGATAGCATTGATGGGGTTAACCCTACCGCAATTGAAGTCCCCAATCCAACACCACTCATTGCTAGAGGTTGGGCAATTTTGCCTAATGAGGAAAAACCTGCGGATTACGTCATCATTACTCATGGGAAAAATCGTCAGTTGGTGGCAGTTGCTCCAGTTAATTCAGAAAGACCAGATGTTGCACAAGCTTTCAGCATTCCTGCTTACCAAAAATCTGGTTGGAGTGTGCAGCTAAATCTTGCCGATTTTCCACCAGGGAAAATTCATCTCAACGCCTGGGCGTACAGTTCTGCACGTAACGAAGCAACATTACTCAGTTTTGCAAGTGCTAATGTCAAGCCACTCAGTTTACTATCACGGCTCAAGCATTATTATGGGGTGTTGCGGGTCAAAGGTACGCGCTACGCGCTCTCACGAGCAGTAAAGAAAATTTATTATAAGCTAGACATTGCACCAGCAACGACTGAAGTTGGCACAATTGCCGCGCCGCATCAAGAACAATACGCGCGCTGGTTAAGCAAGAATTTTCCTAGAGCAGCAGATTTAAAAAAAATGGCTGAGACAGTGGAAATTTTTCCTTATAAGCCTGTTATCAGCATTGTTATGCCAGTATTCAATCCTCCAGAACAGTTTCTCAAAGCAGCGATCGCATCTGTTTTAGAGCAAGTCTATCCCTATTGGGAATTATGTATTGCAGACGATGCTTCGACTAAACCATACGTCAAGTCAGTGTTGGAGGAATATGCAAATAAAGATCCTCGAATTAAAGTCGTTTTTAGGGCAGAAAATGGTCATATCTCGCGAGCTTCCAATTCTGCATTAGAGTTAGCCACAGGGGAATTTGTTACTTTACTCGATCACGACGATTGCCTGACTCCAGACGCTTTGTATGAAGTGGCTTTACTGGTCAATCGGCATCCGGAAGCCGATATGATTTACTCGGATGAAGACAAGATTGATCAACAAAATCGTCTCAGAGATCCTTTTTTTAAGCCTGAGTGGTGTCCTGATTCGTTTCTCTCACGCATGTATACGTGTCATTTGGGAACTTACAGGCGATCGCTGATTGAGCAAATTGGTGGTTTTCGCCTGGGTTACGAAGGTAGCCAAGATTACGATCTCGTTTTGCGATTAACTGAAAACACTACCAACATCTTCCACATTCCGAAGATACTCTATCACTGGCGAATTCATCCTGAATCTACTGCGGCTGGTGTAGCCAGTGTCAAATCATATGCACATGTAGCCGGAGAGAAAGCGATCGCCGAAGCCTTAGCACGACGAAATGAACCAGGAAGAGTTACAGGAATCCCTGAATTTCCTGGAAACTATAGTGTGCGGTATGAAATCTCCGACTATAAACGTGTCAGTATTATTATTCCCACACGCAACTTAGGCACTGTTTTAAATAAGTGTTTAGAATCAATTTTTCAGAAAAGTACTTACCCCAACTACGAAGTTATTCTTATAGATAACGGTAGTACAGAAGAAAAAACCTTAAATATTATTTCCCAATGGTTAGAGCAACAGCCACAATTCAAATGCTATCCACTCGATATTCCCTTTAACTATTCTCAACTCAATAACTACGCTGCGAGTAAAGCTGAAGGCGATTATTTGCTGTTCTTAAACAACGATACCGAGGTTGTTACACCCGATTGGATCGAAGCAATGGTAGAGCAAGCACAAAGAGCATCAATTGGGGCAGTAGGTCCTCTTTTATTGTATCCCGATAATTCGATTCAACACGCTGGCGTCGTTCTCGGCTTAGGTGGCGTTGCTGCGCATAGTCATCGCTACTTTCCAGCAACAACCCCTGGTTATGTGTGTCAGGTAAAAACTATCAATAACTACTCTGCAATTACTGGTGCGTGTTTAATGTGTCGGCGCGAAGTTTTTGCAGAAATTGGTGGTTTCGATGAAACCTTAGCTGTTGCTTACAACGATATCGATCTATGTCTCAAAATGAGTAATTTAGGCTACAGGAATATTTATTTACCTCATGTAGTTTTGTACCACTACGAATCTAAAAGTAGAGGTTATGAAAATACTCCCGAAAAAATTACCAGACTCCACAAAGAAGCTGATTATTTACTGAGTAAGTGGCAAAAAATAGTTGAAAACGACCCATGCTACAGTCCAAACTTAACACGCGATCGCGAAGATTACAGCATTAATATCTAG
- a CDS encoding ABC transporter ATP-binding protein, whose amino-acid sequence MGEIVISLNNVSKCFKRYARPVDRLKEILIPGKSSCDEFWALRDINLEVQKGQTLGVVGRNGSGKSTLLQILAGTLQPTTGEVSVNGRISALLELGSGFNPEFTGRQNVFFNGRLLGLSHQEIAAKFDEIAGFADIGDFIDQPVKTYSSGMFVRLAFAVAVNVYPEVLIVDEALAVGDVVFQHRCMRRMRALMDSGVTTLFVSHDSGAVKTLCNSAVMLHEGRIYTTGSPNAVIIEYMKLVTQEELELLNEAKPTNSLESSPAFDPDRILGEPSELTPTLLHNNGNGKPQRRGNRKALIQDVRILNSLGEYSKENLVFNFNEEVTLVIDLVAYELLQGCIVGFFVCDKNGNEIIGSNTWEENLQIGKLSPGEKLTVKFKFRLPLKPISYSVTVAGSEDYTSVTFDWIDNALVFQVLPPDTGKNIHALVDLPMSTEVSRNFSFNVSVQV is encoded by the coding sequence ATGGGTGAGATCGTAATTTCGCTAAATAATGTCTCCAAATGCTTTAAACGGTACGCACGCCCAGTAGATCGTTTAAAAGAAATATTAATTCCTGGCAAAAGTTCATGTGATGAATTTTGGGCATTGAGAGACATCAACTTGGAAGTACAAAAAGGGCAAACTTTAGGAGTTGTTGGACGCAATGGTTCGGGTAAAAGTACATTGCTCCAAATTCTTGCTGGTACACTACAACCAACGACTGGTGAAGTCAGCGTTAATGGAAGAATTTCTGCACTTTTAGAACTGGGAAGTGGCTTTAATCCAGAATTTACTGGGCGACAGAACGTGTTTTTCAATGGACGCTTGCTTGGGTTGAGCCATCAAGAAATTGCCGCAAAATTTGATGAAATTGCGGGCTTTGCAGATATTGGGGATTTTATCGATCAGCCAGTAAAAACTTACTCTAGTGGAATGTTCGTTCGCTTAGCTTTTGCAGTTGCAGTGAACGTTTATCCTGAAGTCTTGATTGTAGACGAAGCTTTAGCAGTAGGTGATGTTGTCTTTCAGCATCGCTGTATGCGCCGGATGCGAGCTTTAATGGATTCTGGAGTAACAACACTTTTTGTGTCTCACGATTCGGGTGCTGTCAAAACCTTGTGTAACTCTGCAGTCATGCTTCATGAAGGCAGAATTTATACGACAGGTTCACCAAATGCAGTCATCATCGAGTACATGAAGTTGGTTACTCAAGAAGAACTCGAATTACTCAATGAAGCTAAGCCTACTAATTCGCTAGAAAGTAGTCCTGCTTTTGATCCCGATCGCATTCTCGGTGAACCATCAGAACTTACTCCCACTCTCTTGCATAATAACGGAAATGGTAAACCGCAAAGGAGGGGCAATCGTAAGGCTCTGATTCAGGATGTCAGAATTTTGAATTCCTTAGGTGAATATTCTAAAGAGAATTTGGTTTTTAACTTTAATGAAGAGGTAACGCTAGTTATAGACTTAGTAGCTTATGAGCTATTGCAAGGCTGTATAGTTGGCTTTTTTGTATGTGATAAAAATGGCAACGAAATCATTGGTAGCAATACCTGGGAGGAAAATTTACAAATTGGTAAGTTGTCTCCAGGAGAAAAACTAACCGTAAAATTTAAATTTCGACTGCCTCTAAAACCGATTTCTTATAGTGTTACAGTTGCTGGTTCAGAAGATTACACATCAGTTACTTTCGATTGGATAGATAATGCGCTCGTTTTTCAAGTATTACCTCCAGATACAGGAAAGAACATTCATGCTTTAGTTGATTTACCTATGTCAACCGAGGTAAGCCGAAATTTTTCTTTTAATGTGTCAGTGCAAGTATAA